The following proteins are encoded in a genomic region of Vibrio sinaloensis:
- a CDS encoding alpha-amylase family protein → MKNIIRLCAASAILTVSHASYADAILHAFNWKYTDVTANANQIAANGFKKVLISPAMKSSGSQWWARYQPQDLRVIDSPLGNKQDLVTMINALNSVGVDVYADVVLNHMANESWKRSDLNYPGSEVLNDYQSRSAYYQGQTLFGNLQENLFSENDFHPAGCITNWNDPGHVQYWRLCGGQGDTGLPDLDPNQWVVSQQKSYLNALKSMGIKGFRIDAVKHMSQYQIDQVFTPDITAGMHIFGEVITSGGQGDSGYEAFLAPYLNNTDHAAYDFPLFASIRAAFSFSGGLNQLHNPQAYGQALQDSRAITFTITHDIPTNDGFRYQIMDPTDEQLAYAYILGKDGGTPLVYSDDLPDSEDKDSGRWANVWQDPNMINMLAFHNAMQGQSMTVMASDQCTLLFKRGKQGVVGINKCGESKSVTVDTYQHEFNWYTPYQDVLSGDITTVSSRYHQFALPARSARMWKL, encoded by the coding sequence ATGAAAAATATAATACGACTTTGTGCTGCCAGCGCTATCCTCACGGTGTCTCACGCCAGTTATGCCGACGCGATTTTACACGCGTTTAACTGGAAATATACCGATGTCACCGCCAATGCAAATCAAATTGCCGCAAATGGGTTTAAAAAAGTCCTCATTTCACCTGCAATGAAATCCAGCGGCAGTCAATGGTGGGCTCGCTATCAACCGCAAGACTTGCGTGTCATTGATTCTCCGCTCGGCAACAAACAAGATTTAGTCACGATGATCAATGCGCTCAACAGCGTTGGGGTCGACGTGTATGCTGACGTGGTGCTTAACCATATGGCTAACGAGTCATGGAAGCGCAGTGACTTAAACTACCCGGGTAGTGAGGTGCTCAACGACTATCAGTCCCGCAGTGCTTACTATCAAGGGCAAACACTTTTCGGCAATTTACAGGAGAACCTTTTTTCCGAGAATGATTTCCACCCAGCAGGCTGTATTACCAATTGGAATGATCCTGGCCATGTCCAGTATTGGCGCTTGTGCGGTGGGCAAGGCGATACTGGGCTACCGGATCTCGATCCTAATCAATGGGTTGTGAGTCAGCAGAAGAGTTACTTGAATGCACTAAAATCAATGGGAATCAAAGGGTTCCGTATCGATGCTGTCAAACATATGAGTCAATATCAAATAGACCAAGTGTTTACCCCAGACATTACCGCTGGTATGCATATATTCGGAGAAGTCATTACCAGTGGTGGTCAAGGTGATAGCGGCTATGAGGCTTTTCTTGCCCCTTATCTCAATAATACCGATCACGCCGCTTATGACTTCCCGCTTTTTGCATCGATTCGAGCCGCGTTTTCATTCTCTGGTGGGTTGAATCAGCTACACAACCCACAAGCCTATGGCCAAGCGTTGCAGGACTCACGCGCCATCACCTTTACGATTACCCACGACATACCAACCAATGACGGATTCCGCTACCAGATCATGGATCCAACCGATGAACAGCTCGCCTACGCCTACATCTTAGGTAAGGACGGAGGAACGCCACTTGTCTATAGTGATGATCTACCTGACAGCGAAGACAAAGATAGTGGTCGTTGGGCAAATGTGTGGCAAGACCCTAACATGATTAACATGCTTGCCTTCCACAACGCGATGCAAGGACAAAGCATGACTGTAATGGCTAGCGATCAATGTACCTTGCTATTTAAGCGTGGCAAGCAAGGCGTTGTCGGAATCAATAAATGTGGCGAGAGTAAGTCGGTAACTGTCGATACTTACCAGCATGAGTTTAACTGGTACACCCCGTATCAAGACGTTTTGAGCG
- a CDS encoding NAD(P)-dependent oxidoreductase translates to MSQYNVAFIGLGVMGYPMAGFLSRAGYATKVYNRTQAKAQQWAAEYQGQACETPAQAAENADIVFVCVGNDDDVRSVVYGENGILSALKPGAILVDHTTTSAELAVELGLAAQKQGNAFVDAPVSGGQAGAENGVLTIMCGGEQAVFDKVSPVMDVYAKQISLMGENGQGQRCKMVNQICIGGILQGLSEALLLAEKSGLNIEQVVETLKHGAAGSWQMENRAITMSQGQFDFGFAIDWMRKDLGFCLDEAKRVGLTLPLTQQVDQQYAELQQQGLGRMDTSVLIKAVAKDQ, encoded by the coding sequence ATGAGTCAGTACAATGTCGCTTTTATCGGCCTAGGTGTTATGGGCTATCCAATGGCGGGTTTTTTGAGCCGAGCAGGGTATGCCACTAAGGTGTATAACCGCACTCAAGCTAAGGCTCAGCAATGGGCCGCAGAGTATCAGGGTCAAGCGTGTGAAACGCCAGCGCAAGCCGCTGAGAACGCTGACATCGTCTTTGTTTGTGTCGGCAACGACGACGACGTGCGCAGTGTGGTTTACGGTGAAAACGGAATTTTGTCAGCGCTGAAACCAGGGGCGATTCTTGTCGACCATACCACCACTTCGGCTGAGCTAGCGGTTGAACTGGGATTGGCAGCGCAAAAGCAAGGCAACGCTTTTGTCGATGCTCCAGTCTCTGGAGGACAAGCGGGTGCGGAAAATGGTGTGCTCACTATCATGTGTGGCGGCGAGCAAGCGGTGTTCGACAAGGTCAGTCCGGTCATGGACGTGTATGCCAAGCAGATCTCTTTGATGGGTGAGAATGGCCAAGGACAGCGCTGTAAGATGGTCAATCAAATTTGCATCGGTGGTATTTTACAAGGCTTAAGTGAAGCTCTGCTGCTGGCGGAGAAATCAGGATTAAACATCGAGCAGGTGGTCGAGACACTCAAACATGGCGCTGCCGGATCATGGCAAATGGAAAATCGCGCGATCACTATGTCGCAAGGTCAGTTTGATTTTGGCTTTGCCATTGATTGGATGCGCAAAGACCTAGGCTTCTGTCTTGATGAAGCGAAGCGTGTGGGTTTGACGCTACCGCTGACTCAGCAAGTGGATCAACAGTACGCAGAGCTCCAGCAACAGGGGTTAGGCCGAATGGACACCTCGGTGCTGATCAAAGCCGTGGCCAAGGATCAGTAA
- a CDS encoding glutathione S-transferase family protein, with translation MIKLHHLNQSRSMRIIWLLEELGVEYQIVPYKRDSVSFLAPPELKSVHPLGKSPVIEEDGRIISESGAITEYLIEKYAPTELAPEKESPEYIDYLQWLHFAESSAILPLLLKVFIAKDGAPTNFVADYADAEIKKVMTYVNERLEGKTYLVEERLTGADIMMSFVFDVLTKFGLLEHYPNIAQYQQQLAQHPCYQKALELEVKYG, from the coding sequence ATGATTAAACTACATCACCTTAATCAATCTCGCTCAATGCGCATTATATGGTTACTTGAAGAGCTTGGCGTCGAGTACCAGATTGTGCCTTATAAGCGTGACAGCGTCTCCTTTTTAGCCCCGCCAGAACTGAAATCGGTGCACCCGCTGGGTAAATCACCGGTGATTGAAGAAGACGGACGTATTATCAGCGAATCTGGCGCCATCACCGAGTACTTGATTGAAAAATACGCACCAACTGAGCTCGCTCCAGAGAAGGAAAGCCCTGAGTACATCGACTACCTACAGTGGCTGCATTTTGCCGAAAGCTCTGCCATTTTACCGCTGCTGCTCAAAGTGTTCATCGCGAAAGATGGTGCGCCGACCAACTTTGTGGCGGATTATGCCGACGCAGAAATCAAAAAAGTGATGACTTACGTCAACGAGCGATTGGAAGGAAAAACCTACCTGGTAGAAGAGCGTTTAACCGGAGCGGACATCATGATGTCGTTTGTGTTTGATGTATTGACCAAGTTTGGCCTACTCGAGCACTACCCTAATATCGCCCAATATCAACAGCAACTGGCTCAACATCCGTGTTACCAAAAAGCACTGGAACTTGAAGTCAAATATGGCTGA
- a CDS encoding NADP-dependent oxidoreductase produces the protein MTTTTNRRIVLASRPVGAPKESDFRLESVDKPQPGQGQMLLRSVYLSLDPYMRGRMSDAKSYAEPVALDEVMVGGTVCQVEQSNHADFEVGEWVLAYTGWQDYGLSDGEGLIKLGKNPSHPSYALGVMGMPGFTAYMGLLDIGQPKAGETLVVAAATGAVGSMVGQIGKLKGCKVVGIAGGEEKCQFAKEQLGFDECIDHKADDFAEQLAKACDQGIDIYFENVGGKVFDAVMPLLNTSARIPLCGLISQYNATALPEGPDRMSMLMGQLLVKRIKMQGFIIFDDYAHRYNEFATDMTQWLAQGKIHYREHLVEGFENAPQAFIGLLEGKNFGKLVVQTNQPL, from the coding sequence ATGACAACGACGACAAACCGACGCATTGTATTGGCTTCAAGACCCGTAGGTGCACCAAAAGAGTCCGATTTCCGCCTAGAGAGCGTGGACAAACCGCAACCAGGCCAGGGTCAAATGCTACTGCGCTCGGTCTATCTTTCTCTCGATCCCTACATGCGCGGCCGAATGAGTGACGCCAAATCCTATGCCGAGCCTGTGGCACTTGATGAGGTCATGGTCGGTGGTACCGTGTGCCAAGTTGAGCAATCCAACCACGCAGACTTCGAAGTTGGCGAATGGGTACTGGCGTACACTGGCTGGCAAGATTACGGCCTCTCTGACGGCGAGGGCTTGATTAAACTAGGCAAGAACCCAAGCCACCCTTCTTACGCCTTGGGCGTGATGGGCATGCCGGGCTTTACCGCCTATATGGGATTGCTCGACATCGGTCAGCCAAAAGCAGGGGAAACGCTTGTAGTCGCAGCGGCCACAGGCGCGGTCGGTTCAATGGTTGGACAAATTGGCAAGCTTAAAGGCTGTAAAGTTGTCGGCATTGCTGGCGGCGAAGAGAAGTGCCAATTTGCAAAAGAGCAGCTCGGCTTTGACGAATGTATCGACCACAAGGCCGACGATTTCGCCGAGCAGCTAGCCAAAGCTTGCGACCAAGGAATTGATATCTACTTTGAGAACGTAGGTGGCAAAGTGTTTGACGCCGTGATGCCTCTACTCAACACCAGTGCGCGTATTCCGCTGTGTGGCCTGATTTCTCAATACAACGCGACCGCACTGCCTGAGGGTCCAGATCGTATGTCGATGTTGATGGGACAACTGTTGGTCAAACGCATTAAGATGCAAGGCTTCATCATTTTTGACGACTACGCGCACCGCTACAACGAGTTCGCCACCGACATGACTCAGTGGTTAGCACAAGGGAAAATTCACTACCGTGAACACCTGGTTGAAGGTTTTGAAAACGCGCCACAAGCCTTTATTGGTCTGCTTGAAGGGAAGAACTTCGGCAAATTGGTGGTACAAACCAATCAACCACTATAA
- a CDS encoding TetR/AcrR family transcriptional regulator, which produces MNAKTQDTRQHILDVGYQLVVTKGFTAVGLSELLKTADVPKGSFYHYFKSKEQFGQALIEEYFKTYLARSHAVLHNGEGNGRQRVIDYFSRWLEIENGVCNANKCLVVKLSAEVSDLSEAMRVTLAQGADKIIEQLASSIESGVQDGSIATLDSAATARILYQQWLGASLLNKLNQDQVNLHQCFAATERMLNA; this is translated from the coding sequence ATGAACGCAAAAACTCAAGACACGCGCCAACATATTCTCGACGTCGGTTATCAACTTGTGGTCACCAAAGGTTTTACTGCCGTTGGTTTGAGCGAGTTGCTAAAAACCGCCGATGTCCCTAAAGGCTCGTTTTACCATTACTTCAAATCGAAAGAGCAATTTGGTCAAGCGCTGATCGAGGAGTATTTCAAAACCTATTTGGCTCGCTCGCATGCTGTGCTTCACAATGGCGAGGGCAACGGACGTCAACGGGTTATTGATTACTTTTCACGTTGGCTTGAGATTGAAAACGGCGTGTGTAATGCCAACAAATGTCTGGTGGTGAAACTGAGTGCTGAAGTCTCTGATTTATCAGAAGCGATGCGCGTTACCTTGGCCCAAGGCGCCGATAAAATTATCGAACAGTTGGCGAGCAGTATTGAGTCGGGCGTACAAGATGGCTCGATTGCGACACTAGACTCTGCCGCTACCGCTCGTATTCTTTACCAGCAGTGGCTCGGTGCAAGCTTGCTCAATAAGCTAAACCAAGATCAGGTGAATCTTCACCAATGCTTTGCAGCTACCGAGCGGATGCTAAACGCATAA
- the yqfB gene encoding N(4)-acetylcytidine aminohydrolase has translation MSAPTKITFFEFLTPLITAGKKTITIRDESESHYVPGTEVEVFTLETDKKVCDIRILSVKPLKFDDINEFHAEQEAIELAKLKPLIREIYPDTDALFEISYELI, from the coding sequence ATGAGCGCACCAACCAAAATCACTTTTTTCGAGTTTCTGACTCCTCTGATTACCGCTGGGAAGAAAACCATTACCATCCGTGACGAGTCTGAGTCGCACTATGTCCCTGGCACTGAGGTGGAAGTGTTTACCTTAGAAACGGATAAAAAAGTGTGTGATATCCGTATTCTGTCGGTTAAGCCGCTCAAATTTGACGACATCAATGAGTTTCATGCCGAGCAAGAAGCGATAGAGCTTGCCAAACTTAAGCCGCTTATTCGTGAGATCTACCCCGATACCGACGCCCTGTTTGAAATCAGCTACGAATTAATTTAA
- a CDS encoding DEAD/DEAH box helicase codes for MSFAKLGLSQPLVATVAELGYDKPTTIQTKAIPVVLQGQDLIAAAQTGTGKTASFVLPILHKLSQGETQRKKRIRALVLVPTRELAIQVAQKVEDYAKQLPITSLAMVGGVDERAQKQALIEGVDVLVATPGRLIDMYGKRAVHFDEVEVLVLDEADRMLDMGFIDDINKILDRLPTDIQHLLFSATLSNKVRDLAKTAVHNPYEISIAANQASKKNIDQWLVTVDKDQKSSLLSHLIQSNDWDQALIFIETKHGAAKLATQLEKRGIHAEAFHSGRSQAVRTQLLEDFKAGKIKYMIATGVGARGIDIEGLSRVINYDLPFPADEYVHRIGRTGRADAQGEAISFVSKDNFKNLCMIESRLGHLIERREIEGFTPRKPVPISILNYVPKHKRQAKENS; via the coding sequence ATGTCTTTCGCAAAACTTGGCCTTAGCCAACCGCTTGTTGCTACCGTTGCCGAACTCGGCTACGACAAACCCACCACCATCCAAACCAAAGCGATTCCTGTTGTTTTACAAGGTCAGGACTTGATCGCTGCCGCGCAGACCGGTACCGGCAAAACCGCGAGTTTTGTATTGCCTATTTTGCACAAACTGAGCCAAGGTGAGACGCAGCGTAAAAAGCGCATCCGCGCCTTAGTGTTGGTGCCGACACGTGAGCTGGCGATCCAAGTCGCGCAAAAGGTTGAAGATTATGCCAAACAATTGCCCATTACCTCACTGGCCATGGTCGGTGGTGTCGATGAACGAGCGCAAAAGCAAGCCCTGATTGAAGGGGTTGACGTACTGGTCGCCACCCCGGGGCGTCTTATTGATATGTACGGCAAACGTGCGGTGCACTTTGACGAAGTGGAAGTGTTGGTGCTTGATGAAGCTGATCGCATGCTCGATATGGGCTTTATCGACGATATCAACAAAATCCTAGACAGACTGCCAACCGATATTCAGCACCTACTGTTCTCTGCAACCCTATCGAATAAAGTGCGTGATCTGGCCAAAACGGCGGTGCACAATCCTTATGAGATCAGCATTGCAGCCAACCAAGCATCAAAGAAGAATATTGATCAGTGGCTGGTCACCGTTGATAAAGACCAGAAATCGTCATTGCTCAGCCACTTAATTCAGTCAAATGACTGGGATCAAGCATTGATATTTATCGAGACCAAACACGGAGCAGCCAAGTTGGCCACTCAGTTGGAAAAACGCGGCATCCATGCAGAAGCGTTCCATAGTGGTCGCAGTCAAGCCGTTCGCACTCAACTGCTCGAAGACTTTAAAGCAGGCAAGATCAAATACATGATAGCGACAGGTGTTGGCGCACGCGGTATCGATATTGAAGGTCTCTCGCGCGTCATTAACTATGACTTACCTTTCCCTGCTGACGAGTATGTGCACCGTATCGGTCGTACCGGTCGAGCTGATGCACAAGGTGAGGCAATCTCCTTTGTCTCAAAAGACAATTTCAAAAACTTGTGCATGATCGAAAGCCGACTCGGCCACTTGATTGAGCGCAGAGAAATAGAAGGCTTTACCCCGCGCAAACCCGTACCAATCTCGATTCTCAACTATGTGCCAAAACACAAACGGCAAGCAAAGGAAAACTCATGA
- a CDS encoding OsmC family protein — protein sequence MSEHQAKIEWQRQPNEAFHDNQYSRAHTWHFDGGVVVPASSSPLVIPPPLSEESHVDPEEAFIAAISSCHMLTFLGIAAKQRYVIDAYLDTAIGVMQADNQGHMSVTKVTLKPEIVFLGDKQPSLEQLEKMHHLAHQHCFIANSVKTEIVTEVIAPVKVTQS from the coding sequence ATGTCCGAGCATCAAGCCAAAATTGAATGGCAACGTCAACCGAACGAAGCTTTTCACGACAACCAATATAGCCGAGCACATACTTGGCACTTCGATGGCGGAGTGGTGGTCCCCGCCTCCTCTTCTCCACTAGTGATTCCTCCCCCATTATCAGAGGAAAGTCATGTCGATCCGGAAGAGGCTTTCATTGCGGCGATTTCTAGTTGCCACATGCTGACGTTCTTGGGCATTGCCGCCAAGCAGCGCTACGTCATTGACGCCTATCTTGATACCGCCATCGGAGTCATGCAGGCAGATAACCAAGGCCATATGAGCGTAACTAAGGTCACGCTCAAACCAGAAATTGTCTTTCTGGGCGATAAACAACCCAGTCTCGAGCAGCTAGAAAAGATGCATCATTTGGCCCACCAGCACTGTTTTATTGCCAATTCGGTCAAAACTGAAATCGTCACTGAGGTGATCGCGCCAGTCAAGGTGACACAAAGCTAA
- a CDS encoding RluA family pseudouridine synthase, with translation MSHTDPRFTRFNTPIQGVALPEKYTFPFYYQPHPLCVQAAEQLQQHLSTQTHWQHNFGLDGARDGAGKMFGVLLVRNPTGEIGFLSAFSGKVAEQNLLPGFVPPVFDMLTEQSFFKAELAEITELSKQIAQRESCPTTARLKDQLNTMQTTYQQQEAALRSTMIERRAERKAKRLQAEGTLDAQALAELNHQLGKQSVADKNQLKYLKLEWEQKLAVVEAELSQREQQLVKLTSQRASLSNALQNKLFEQYVFLNARGETRSLKSIFADTSSPTPPAGAGECAAPKLLHYAYANGYQPLAIAEFWWGVSPKSEIRQHGQFYPSCNSKCQPILGHMLQGLTVDDNPLEENWAEDKPLEILYQDDAMVVVNKPSGLLSVPGKVVTDSAYSRLQTQFPDVEGPFVIHRLDMATSGLLVFALTRRANKSLQKQFMSRAVNKRYVALLEGDIADDQGTIDLPMRGDPVDRPRQLVCFEHGKPAFTTWQKIAHKSGRTKLYLEPKTGRTHQLRVHCAHHLGLATPMVGDTLYGEKANRLHLHAERLELDHPYTKQRMTFQVDAEF, from the coding sequence ATGTCGCACACCGATCCCCGCTTTACCCGCTTCAACACACCGATTCAAGGTGTCGCGTTGCCAGAAAAATACACTTTCCCTTTTTACTACCAGCCTCATCCACTATGTGTACAGGCGGCAGAGCAGTTGCAACAACACCTCAGCACCCAAACACATTGGCAGCATAACTTTGGCCTTGACGGGGCGAGAGATGGCGCAGGCAAAATGTTTGGTGTACTCCTGGTTAGAAACCCTACCGGGGAGATCGGTTTTCTCTCGGCGTTTTCGGGTAAAGTGGCGGAACAGAATCTACTGCCCGGCTTTGTGCCACCGGTGTTTGACATGTTGACTGAGCAAAGCTTTTTTAAAGCCGAGCTGGCTGAAATAACCGAGCTGAGCAAACAAATCGCCCAGCGAGAAAGCTGCCCGACAACCGCACGGCTTAAAGACCAGTTGAATACGATGCAAACCACCTATCAGCAACAAGAAGCCGCGCTGAGAAGCACCATGATTGAGCGACGCGCAGAGCGCAAAGCGAAGCGCTTGCAGGCCGAGGGCACACTCGATGCTCAGGCGCTTGCCGAGCTCAATCATCAGCTAGGTAAACAAAGTGTCGCTGACAAAAACCAGCTTAAATACCTCAAATTGGAATGGGAGCAGAAACTTGCGGTTGTCGAAGCTGAGCTATCACAACGTGAGCAGCAATTGGTTAAGCTCACCAGCCAACGCGCGAGCTTGTCGAATGCACTGCAAAACAAATTGTTTGAGCAGTATGTGTTTTTAAACGCTCGCGGCGAAACTCGCTCACTCAAATCCATTTTTGCTGATACTTCTTCGCCCACTCCACCGGCAGGGGCTGGCGAATGTGCCGCGCCAAAGCTACTTCACTATGCTTATGCCAACGGATACCAACCTCTCGCCATCGCCGAGTTCTGGTGGGGCGTATCGCCAAAATCAGAGATACGCCAGCACGGTCAGTTTTACCCATCTTGCAATAGCAAATGTCAGCCAATTCTGGGCCATATGCTGCAAGGGTTAACCGTTGACGACAACCCGTTAGAGGAAAACTGGGCTGAAGATAAACCGCTGGAAATACTCTATCAAGATGATGCGATGGTAGTCGTTAACAAGCCATCTGGTCTACTGTCGGTGCCGGGAAAAGTGGTCACCGATTCGGCCTACAGCCGATTGCAGACGCAATTTCCCGACGTGGAAGGCCCATTTGTGATTCATCGCCTTGATATGGCGACCTCTGGCCTGTTAGTTTTCGCCCTCACCAGACGCGCAAACAAAAGCCTGCAAAAGCAATTTATGTCTCGTGCAGTGAATAAGCGCTATGTGGCGCTGCTTGAAGGGGATATTGCAGACGACCAGGGCACGATTGATCTGCCGATGCGAGGCGACCCTGTCGATCGGCCGCGCCAGCTGGTGTGCTTTGAGCATGGTAAACCTGCCTTTACTACATGGCAGAAAATCGCGCATAAGAGCGGGCGAACTAAGCTCTATCTAGAACCCAAAACTGGCCGCACTCACCAATTGCGTGTCCATTGTGCCCATCACCTTGGTCTGGCGACACCCATGGTGGGAGATACCCTATACGGAGAAAAAGCCAATCGCTTACATTTGCATGCTGAACGTCTTGAGCTTGATCATCCGTACACCAAACAGCGAATGACGTTTCAAGTCGACGCTGAGTTCTAA
- a CDS encoding LysE family translocator → MEIEQFAALIVFAFVSTFTPGPNNLMLMTSGANVGYKRTLPHMCGIAFGFAFMVLLVGLGLSAVFAAYPLAHMILKYVSLAYLAYLALKIALSGQSKDVTNFKPMSFLAAASFQWVNPKGWSMALSAVTLYSNGGGVLELAVISLTFLTVNFPSGSFWILAGRELQRWLTTQFRVRSFNIAMALLLVGSTLPMI, encoded by the coding sequence ATGGAAATTGAACAGTTCGCGGCGCTTATCGTATTTGCCTTTGTTTCGACGTTTACCCCCGGGCCCAATAATTTGATGCTAATGACATCAGGTGCCAATGTCGGCTACAAACGCACTTTGCCACACATGTGCGGTATTGCGTTTGGGTTTGCGTTTATGGTGCTCTTAGTCGGGCTCGGGCTTTCAGCGGTGTTTGCTGCCTACCCCCTCGCGCACATGATCCTTAAGTACGTCAGTTTGGCTTACCTCGCCTATCTCGCATTGAAAATTGCACTCAGTGGTCAAAGTAAAGATGTCACCAACTTCAAACCCATGAGTTTTCTAGCCGCTGCGAGCTTTCAGTGGGTTAACCCCAAAGGCTGGTCGATGGCCCTCAGCGCTGTCACTCTCTACAGTAACGGTGGCGGCGTTCTAGAACTGGCCGTTATCTCGCTCACCTTTCTTACGGTCAACTTTCCGTCCGGCTCGTTTTGGATATTAGCTGGTCGCGAGCTTCAACGCTGGCTGACTACTCAGTTCAGAGTGCGAAGCTTTAACATCGCCATGGCTTTACTCCTGGTCGGCTCAACCCTGCCGATGATCTGA
- a CDS encoding Lrp/AsnC family transcriptional regulator produces MDRFDERILHELKSDGKISNVELAERIGLSPSATLRRVQELEKSGVIKGYRVVLDNSMLGVGFIAYVSIGLASHSKQAQHEFEQHVRFVDEVVECHNITGANEYLLRVETRDLPSYKRFHADVLGECRQVQSITTMVVMDSPKDNR; encoded by the coding sequence ATGGATCGGTTTGACGAAAGAATATTGCATGAGCTCAAGAGCGACGGAAAGATCTCCAACGTAGAGTTGGCGGAGCGGATTGGTTTGTCCCCTTCCGCGACACTAAGACGAGTGCAAGAGCTGGAAAAGAGTGGCGTGATAAAAGGGTATCGAGTGGTGCTAGACAACAGCATGCTCGGTGTGGGCTTTATCGCCTACGTGTCTATTGGCTTGGCGAGCCACAGTAAACAAGCGCAACACGAGTTTGAACAACATGTGCGCTTTGTCGACGAAGTGGTGGAGTGCCACAACATCACCGGGGCCAACGAGTACTTGCTGCGTGTCGAGACGCGCGATCTCCCCAGTTATAAGCGATTTCATGCCGATGTATTGGGCGAGTGTCGTCAAGTTCAATCTATCACCACTATGGTGGTCATGGACTCACCCAAAGATAATCGATAG